From Haliotis asinina isolate JCU_RB_2024 chromosome 8, JCU_Hal_asi_v2, whole genome shotgun sequence, a single genomic window includes:
- the LOC137294343 gene encoding uncharacterized protein isoform X2 — MLALKHSFSYAVCIVLVLTLMYTLAPGVAGKGIPECYINGTWTMAPPGKMCCRGTPEPIKGRACCYGSVSNHVYYPLHSICCEGMVMPRYIEVSGQRVERTCCNNKAVVLNEDIQCCGGQLVNRHDTLCCYDEDNPDQVTKHAHGPHFSCCGIKVIDVRVQECNRLKGKEVPVYIMRQVCGTQIINLRTHKCCHDKVHDVPHLNPLNIGELNPNVQCCGQTVYNATKQQCCPGTSLVGTVVDRDQRQACCGQGFVDTGRQLCCMGQAVAKTSPQDKCCGNQTYNPSTHSCCGNTPFNTVTHYCCSGSPSQPLKKGQVCCGGFPVASHQLCCFGTTPVNKQSTQDDSCCRKDSTIRTYNSTLMSCNPYTGEIETRISHLDDTCEGAHYLPDEAVCCGGEVHHFPPGDTLGCCRWGQKQTVYSEASQMCCQGHVHNVSSHEAECCRTQAYKLYSGHNPCLICTQENVPHQICCANQTYKSYDGDACCGHVPYFSQEDTCCNGQVRRGLQLCERTSAVSSVQNISPSSHGLLILSLMLTLTGRIIIMHSTHTSL; from the exons ATGCTTGCTCTAAAGCATAGTTTTAGCTATGCTGTCTGTATAGTATTGGTGTTAACGCTGATGTACACTTTGG CACCTGGTGTTGCTGGGAAGGGCATCCCGGAATGCTACATCAATGGCACATGGACCATGGCTCCACCTGGTAAGATGTGTTGTCGCGGCACCCCGGAACCTATTAAAGGCAGGGCGTGCTGTTATGGTTCAG TCTCAAATCACGTCTACTACCCACTGCACAGCATCTGTTGTGAGGGCATGGTAATGCCGAGGTATATCGAGGTGTCTGGCCAACGCGTCGAGCGCACCTGCTGTAACAACAAAGCGGTTGTTCTCAATGAGG ACATACAGTGCTGTGGGGGTCAGCTGGTCAACAGACATGACACCCTGTGCTGCTATGACGAGGACAACCCAGACCAGGTGACCAAACACGCGCATGGTCCACACTTCAGCTGCTGTGGTATCAAGGTGATAGACGTGAGGGTTCAAGAGTGCAACCGGCTGAAAGGCAAGGAAGTCCCTGTGTATATAATGCGACAAGTGTGTGGTACACAAATCATCAATCTCCGCACTCACAAGTGTTGTCATG ACAAGGTGCATGATGTTCCTCACCTCAACCCACTCAACATCGGCGAGTTAAACCCTAATGTACAGTGCTGTGGCCAGACAGTCTACAACGCAACAAAACAGCAGTGCTGTCCCGGCACAAGTCTAGTTGGCACCGTGGTGGACAGGGACCAGCGGCAAGCATGCTGTGGGCAAG GTTTTGTAGACACTGGGCGTCAGTTATGCTGCATGGGGCAAGCAGTGGCCAAGACCTCCCCCCAGGACAAGTGCTGTGGAAATCAGACATATAACCCCTCCACACACAGCTGCTGTGGCAACACACCCTTCAACACAGTGACTCACTACTGCTGCTCAG GCAGTCCCAGTCAACCACTAAAGAAGGGTCAGGTCTGCTGTGGTGGTTTTCCAGTTGCCAGTCACCAGCTGTGCTGTTTTGGAACAACACCAGTCAACAAACAATCAACACAAGATGACAGTTGCTGCAGGAAAGACTCCACCATCAGGACATACAACAGCACGCTAATG tcatgcAACCCCTATACTGGAGAAATTGAGACCAGGATCAGTCATTTGGATGACACGTGTGAAGGTGCTCACTATCTCCCTGATGAAGCTGTGTGTTGTGGCGGTGAAGTCCATCACTTCCCTCCAGGAGACACTCTTGGCTGTTGTCGCTGGGGTCAGAAGCAGACGGTCTACAGTGAGGCCAGCCAGATGTGCTGCCAGGGTCACGTCCACAATGTCTCATCCCATGAGGCAGA ATGCTGCCGGACCCAGGCCTATAAGCTCTACAGCGGACACAATCCCTGCCTAATCTGTACCCAGGAGAATGTCCCTCATCAGATATGTTGTGCAAACCAGACATACAAGTCGTATGATGGGGATGCCTGCTGCGGACATGTGCCCTACTTCAGCCAGGAGGACACCTGCTGTAACGGGCAGGTGAGACGTGGGCTGCAGTTATGTGAGCGCACATCAGCAGTGTCCAGTGTCCAGAACATCAGCCCCAGCAGCCATGGCCTCCTCATCCTGTCTCTGATGCTGACCCTGACGGGACGGATCATCATCATGCACAGCACACATACATCTCTGTAG
- the LOC137294343 gene encoding uncharacterized protein isoform X1 gives MVDSGKKMCTSAPGVAGKGIPECYINGTWTMAPPGKMCCRGTPEPIKGRACCYGSVSNHVYYPLHSICCEGMVMPRYIEVSGQRVERTCCNNKAVVLNEDIQCCGGQLVNRHDTLCCYDEDNPDQVTKHAHGPHFSCCGIKVIDVRVQECNRLKGKEVPVYIMRQVCGTQIINLRTHKCCHDKVHDVPHLNPLNIGELNPNVQCCGQTVYNATKQQCCPGTSLVGTVVDRDQRQACCGQGFVDTGRQLCCMGQAVAKTSPQDKCCGNQTYNPSTHSCCGNTPFNTVTHYCCSGSPSQPLKKGQVCCGGFPVASHQLCCFGTTPVNKQSTQDDSCCRKDSTIRTYNSTLMSCNPYTGEIETRISHLDDTCEGAHYLPDEAVCCGGEVHHFPPGDTLGCCRWGQKQTVYSEASQMCCQGHVHNVSSHEAECCRTQAYKLYSGHNPCLICTQENVPHQICCANQTYKSYDGDACCGHVPYFSQEDTCCNGQVRRGLQLCERTSAVSSVQNISPSSHGLLILSLMLTLTGRIIIMHSTHTSL, from the exons ATGGTCGACAGCGGAAAGAAGATGTGTACCTCAG CACCTGGTGTTGCTGGGAAGGGCATCCCGGAATGCTACATCAATGGCACATGGACCATGGCTCCACCTGGTAAGATGTGTTGTCGCGGCACCCCGGAACCTATTAAAGGCAGGGCGTGCTGTTATGGTTCAG TCTCAAATCACGTCTACTACCCACTGCACAGCATCTGTTGTGAGGGCATGGTAATGCCGAGGTATATCGAGGTGTCTGGCCAACGCGTCGAGCGCACCTGCTGTAACAACAAAGCGGTTGTTCTCAATGAGG ACATACAGTGCTGTGGGGGTCAGCTGGTCAACAGACATGACACCCTGTGCTGCTATGACGAGGACAACCCAGACCAGGTGACCAAACACGCGCATGGTCCACACTTCAGCTGCTGTGGTATCAAGGTGATAGACGTGAGGGTTCAAGAGTGCAACCGGCTGAAAGGCAAGGAAGTCCCTGTGTATATAATGCGACAAGTGTGTGGTACACAAATCATCAATCTCCGCACTCACAAGTGTTGTCATG ACAAGGTGCATGATGTTCCTCACCTCAACCCACTCAACATCGGCGAGTTAAACCCTAATGTACAGTGCTGTGGCCAGACAGTCTACAACGCAACAAAACAGCAGTGCTGTCCCGGCACAAGTCTAGTTGGCACCGTGGTGGACAGGGACCAGCGGCAAGCATGCTGTGGGCAAG GTTTTGTAGACACTGGGCGTCAGTTATGCTGCATGGGGCAAGCAGTGGCCAAGACCTCCCCCCAGGACAAGTGCTGTGGAAATCAGACATATAACCCCTCCACACACAGCTGCTGTGGCAACACACCCTTCAACACAGTGACTCACTACTGCTGCTCAG GCAGTCCCAGTCAACCACTAAAGAAGGGTCAGGTCTGCTGTGGTGGTTTTCCAGTTGCCAGTCACCAGCTGTGCTGTTTTGGAACAACACCAGTCAACAAACAATCAACACAAGATGACAGTTGCTGCAGGAAAGACTCCACCATCAGGACATACAACAGCACGCTAATG tcatgcAACCCCTATACTGGAGAAATTGAGACCAGGATCAGTCATTTGGATGACACGTGTGAAGGTGCTCACTATCTCCCTGATGAAGCTGTGTGTTGTGGCGGTGAAGTCCATCACTTCCCTCCAGGAGACACTCTTGGCTGTTGTCGCTGGGGTCAGAAGCAGACGGTCTACAGTGAGGCCAGCCAGATGTGCTGCCAGGGTCACGTCCACAATGTCTCATCCCATGAGGCAGA ATGCTGCCGGACCCAGGCCTATAAGCTCTACAGCGGACACAATCCCTGCCTAATCTGTACCCAGGAGAATGTCCCTCATCAGATATGTTGTGCAAACCAGACATACAAGTCGTATGATGGGGATGCCTGCTGCGGACATGTGCCCTACTTCAGCCAGGAGGACACCTGCTGTAACGGGCAGGTGAGACGTGGGCTGCAGTTATGTGAGCGCACATCAGCAGTGTCCAGTGTCCAGAACATCAGCCCCAGCAGCCATGGCCTCCTCATCCTGTCTCTGATGCTGACCCTGACGGGACGGATCATCATCATGCACAGCACACATACATCTCTGTAG